A stretch of DNA from Oncorhynchus nerka isolate Pitt River linkage group LG22, Oner_Uvic_2.0, whole genome shotgun sequence:
TTCCTGGTGGGACGCCCGCAGCGGTTGCCGTTGGGGGGCACAGGTTCCGTCGTGGGGGCGGGGGCGGTTTGAGGCGACTGCGTTTGCAAACCCTGATGGACCTGGGTGTCCCGATGGGCTCTACAGGGCACAGAGCCACCTCGCTCCCCTCTGCTTCGGGGCCCTCCTCCTGGGCTGCAGGGTAGAGGTTGTTCTCATTGGTGTTGGCGCCTGGATGCCCCGAGGAGAAACTAGAGCCACAGCGAGGGGCAGAGGTGTTCTCAGCCTCCCCCAGATGGGGATAGGCTCCTTGGTCAGCAGTGCTGGACTTACTGGCTCCTCTCTTCCGGAAGGTTATAGGTTCCACCACCAGGTTCTGGGGAAGTAGAGGGATGTTAGCCTCCACGCCTCTGCTCCCCCCGCTGGAGGGGAGGTAGTACTGCTCCTCCTCGTACATCTTCTCCACCAACATCTTCCTTTTGGTCTTCTGCGTCACCGAGCGCTTGATGGCGCAGATGAGATCAGCCAAGTTGAGTAATAACGACAGGGCTCCGGCCCCCAGCATGAAGTTCAGCATGACCGTCTTCTCCGTGGGCCTGGAGATGTAGCAGTCTACCTGAGTGGTGCAGGGAGTCTGCTGGCACAGGAACCTCCTGGGGATATAGAACCCAAACAGGTAGTAGTGGGCCACCCCAAACCCGGCCTCCAGCAGTATCCTGAACAGAAGATGGAGGGTGTATGCTCCTGTGAAGCACTGACTCCTGCCGTGCTGCGCCTGGATGGCTGTCTTGGCCAGGGCCATCTTCCTGAATGACTCCTGCTGGATCTGGTAGAGCGGTTCAGCTCCAACTCTATCTGAGGGGTCAGTAGTGTCGATGGTGAGGCGTGATGTGACTTTATGGATGACGTAGGTAACGAAGATGATGTATGGGAGACAGAGAACGAGCAGCTGAACAAGCCAGTAGCGGAACAGAGAGATAGGAGCGAAGATGTCGTAGCAGACGTTAGCACAGCCCGGCTGGATGGTGTTACACACAAAGCGTTCCTGTTCATCTTGGTAGAGGGGGTATCCTGCAAAGAGCAGGACCAGGATCCTCAGTAAAATCATCAGGATCAACCAGATCTTCCCTGGAAGACAGTGAAGGTGAAGTAAAGAATGTCAGAGTTAGTCACGACCACTCACACTGGCTATTTATATTGCAATAAATATTGCAGATATATTGAAATCACGTAGTTTAATTTAATTTCATATTGCAGGACTGGTAAAGTCTTAAATTATTTTTAACTGCTAATAATAAATGTGTTAATCAGCTTACCAAGAAAATATATCTTGCCTGTACATTTTCATCAAAATTGTTAGGTATTTTGGGGAATATCAATATATTCGAAATGGAAAATATCCCGAAATGTAAAACTTTAAAACAGAATTTTGTCTGACAGGGAGTTTAGTAAGTTGCACTTATTTGACCTATATGGGTCAAACATTTGTCAATCATTCATACTGAACAGATAGGGGAAAGTTCTCACCTTGAGTTTGAgcttagacaggctgacagacattggCATTCTGATGATCTATTCTATGAGCCCTTGCCAGATGTCAAATCAAACCAATGGAAGGATATAACTTCCAGAATTGACAGAACTGCATAAAACATACATAATCATATATGCAAAGCAAACTGATGTTCTCTCTGATATTTTCTGATTGACAATATTTTACAATGACAAATCCAGTCCGCATTCCGCTCAGTGAAAGATCCACAAGATACTCACCTACAAGCGTTATGTTGTGGTTTAGACAGATGAAGACCACCTCGGAAGCGCTCTGTCTGCCCATGttagcagatgatgatgatgaaggccCTCTGAAGCCACACTGTTGCCCTCCAGGCTTGTCTGAGCCTCTTCTCCTCCTCGATCACCAGGACACTGTCCACTCTAACCTGCCTCCAAACCAGGGCAAAAATGGATCCACAGGAGCCAGTGACCTCCAGGTGAGCAGATTAACGAGACACTCGAGTCCAGTTCGAACAGATGAATCTCTCTTCATTTAGAATAGCACAATCACTCTTCTAGAATCTACATCAGCCAGTCAGCTCCAGGTGATCAGATAGAATAGGTGGCTAGTTTCTCCTAACACAACGGATACAAATCTGAACATCTTCCCAAATTCTTGAGTCTCCAGAGTCCGTACACCTCCAGAGTCCGTGGAGTCGACCGTGCCTGACGTCAGCCCAACGTCAGCCCCGTCTTGCCTCTGGTCTCTTCCCAATGTCTGTCCTGTCCCAGCGACCACTGTCCTCAGACAACAGAACAGGAGATGGGAGTGAGCCCCATTGTAAGGGTTATTCTTACCCACCAGTTAAGAGAGGCATGTCCACCATCCTGGCATTGCTGAGATATTttggtggctggctgggtgtcCTTCCAGGAGAATAACAAGCTGCAGGATTACTCATTCAAGTTGCCGTATTAAGTACTCAAGCACAATGGAAAGCATTTCAAAGCTAGTCCCAATCTATATCCCTGCCAAGGACATCGAGGGTCCATGTGGCATCTTCTTCACATTGTCATGTTGGCTGGATACCATGGTGAATGATGAATTGTGTTGAATCGGGATAATTCATGGCAATTTTTAAAATGGCTTTTGTGTGAgacttgaagaaaaaaaaactctgGAATTATATATAATAAACAAAAGGATAGACGGAAAGCAAGGATGGAAGCTTTAACCGTTGCCATGGGAAAGAAGGACCACATTGGTATTCCCCTGTATTGTTGCCTTGCTGTCATAAATCCTTTCATCCTCTCAGAGAAGCACATCTGTACTGGACACATAGCATGGGGTACAGACTAGGCTTGCCCCATTAATGACTGGAGATTTATGCTGATTAGCATTGGCAGATGCCAGGCAATAAGCAGTCATAAAgtcacctgctcgcccgtccatcatcactactctggacggctctgacttagaatacgtggacaactacaaatacctggttgtctggttagactgtaaactctccttccagactcacattaagcatctccaatgctaaattaaatctagaatcggcttcctatatcgcaacaaagcatccttcactcatgctgccaaacataccctcgtaaaactgaccatcctacagatcctcgacttcagtgatgtcatctataaaatagcctccaacactctactcaacaaactggatgcagtctatcacagtgccatccgttttgtcaccaaagccccatacactacccaccattgcgaccggtacgctctcgttggttggccctcgcgtcatactcgtcgccaaacccactggctacaggttatctacaagtctctgctaggtaaaggcctgccttatctcagctcactggtcaccatagcagtacccactcgtagcacgcgctccagcaggtatatctcactggtcacccccaaagccaattcctcctttggttgtctttccttccagttctctgctgcccatgactggaacaaattgcaaaaacctctgaagctggagactcacatctccctcactagctttaagcaccagctgtcagagcagtttacagatcactgcacctgtacttagcccatctgtaaacagcccatctatctacctacctcatccccatactgatatttatttatttactttgctcctttgcaccccagtatctctacctgcaaattcatcttctgccgatctaccattccagtgtttaattgctatattgtaattacttcgccaccatggcctatttatttccttaacttacctcatttgcactcactgtatatagactttttgttttcttttgttctactgtattattgactgtatgttttgtttattccatgtgtaactctgtgttgttgtatgtgtcaaattgctacgctttatcttggccaggtcgcagttgcaaatgagaacttgttctcaactagccgacctggtcaaataaaggtgaaacaaaaacaaataaacataaACAAAGAGTTCCAGTTATTATCAGGTACTTGTGTGGAAACATGTTCCATGTGTGGAGGCGGCTCTGTGGGGATGAAGTTACGGGCTGTGGTGAATACCCAGGGGGATTTAGGTTGAGCGTGGGGGGGCATTGCATGTgcgtctgtatgtgtgtttgaggACTGCAGTGGATTTGCTGTAAATTTCTGTAAAACACGGGAAATTACTTATTTTAAAAAGGTTGGGAAACAGGTTAGCACGTTGCTATTTGAAAGGCTCCATTCGATCAGCAAACGTGCACGTTAAGGATACACAATGGCCATCCTAAAAGAAATGGACCAAAGGAATACATTTACTTTGTGGTGGGCATCACCAGTCAGTTGAACAGATTGTATTGCTTTGGTCCTTGTTCAACCTCATTGGCTTGTAATAAAGGTAGGATCTTTTAAACTGATTATCATCTCTCCCTCAGCTTGGTAGACTTATTAATATCATACCCACACATCACTTGAACCAATATTTCATCAAATGAACCTTTTCCCTGTGTAACATATTAGTACTCCTGGCTGGTTGTGCGCAGAGATGGTCCTGCAGGTGTGTGTTTATAAGAAATGTGGCAGCATGTTATTCATTAGCCTACAGCTCTCCTTCAGTAAATGTCACGGCAGAGAATCAATTGACTAGCGCAGCAATTACCACTCAGTATTTGAAATGTAAATCTGGGCTAATATATGGGGGATTATCCACGGTCCTTAGTGACAATGTGACTGTGCGAGTGTAAAATAGAGAGCTTTTCTGGCTTTTAAATCTTTGCTTCTTAGGAACATAATCGTGGTCTCTCTTCCAGGGCTGCTCAATCAGAGACACCGATAGACGTGCCAAGTAGCCCTGACCACCACAGAACCGAAGCAAGGTTCATAGTCAAATGGGTGACACTGTGGTATACAGTTGACATGGAGACGCGTACAGCATAAACAGGAGCCCCCATTGAAAATGGAACGGATACCGTTCAAGTACAGCAAAAAAACAATGACAAAGTATTTATAAAAgatgatataaaacacagggactgACATATGCATATGAAGACTTGACGAATGCTACATCGTCACGCCCAAGTAAAGTGACACCGTGGTATTTTTATTGCAAGGTTTAAACGTTTATTTATTGTGCAGGTTTCTAAACATTGCTTCTGAACTGGGCACATCAGTTAAACTAAAATCATAGTTAGAACAGTCCATATAGGGAGAGAGACCGCGGCTTATTCAGACTCCAGTCCCTTAGGGTTGTTGGTCCTGGGATCAATTCTTAGAATGTAGGCTACAATTAACTAAGAGATTAGTACTCAAAaagatacagactaaccacattgGGCAAACTGAGAACAGGGACAAACAACATAAAACAGCAATAAAATCACAGAAATAAACTATAAAACAAAACGTAAAAACAAAGTTCACACAACTACAGCAGTTTCTTTCATTAGCACAGGAAATCATTGACAACTGAGAGTTGCATTGGTAAATCCTAACATTGTCGtagaagagatagaaagagaaaagGTAGAAGAAGTAAAAACTCTATGCAGAGGTAGAGTCTAGTGCACACGACTATCACCCCAGTCACTAGCCTAGGTTATACCACAGGCTCGGGCCCATAGAGCATGAGGAGTTCATTTTCATCAgactgtatgcacacacacatacatacaataaATAAGATATACAATCTTAAAAatacctctactgtctcctcacgACAACGCCTGTTTCTTCTCGCCCGAAGACATTTGCACTCCAGTCGCTCAGTCACAGCGCCATAGAAAGCAAAAGTTCCGTTTCAGAGTCCCCACATCATTCCAACAGTTCCATTTCAGAGTCCCCACATCATTTCAACAGTTCCGTTTCAGAGTCCCCACATCATTCCAACAGTTCCGTTTCAGAGTCCCCACATCATTCCAACAGTTCCGTTTCAGAGTCCCCACATCATTCCAACAGTTCCGTTTCAGAGTCCCCACATCATTCCAACAGTTCCGTTTCAGAGTCCCCACATCATTCCAACAGTTCCGTTTCAGAGTCCCCACATCATTCCAACGGTTCTGTTTCCAAGGCCATGCCATTCCAACAGTTCCGTTTCAGAGTCCTTATACCATTCCGATCACGTGCAAAGGGGATCTATATCACAACAATACATATTCCAAGGCTAATCCTTCATTGTCTGATACTTTGGTTCAACTCCATCCCTTTTTACATATGAAAGTGAAACATCTGGCAGATAGTTGGTCCTGATGAATGGTTTGAATGAATGCTGATTGGTATTCACGGAATGCTATCAAATAAAACTATGAAAACAACAACTGTAGAGACCCTTGATAAGGAATTGCTTTTCTCTTTTCAATAGTTAAGATTGCTTAAGAGTGGGGAAACACCGTGAACTCAACTTTAAAATAAAACAGCATCAAGAACAAGAGGAATGTTTCACTTACATACCTGGTTTTGCAACAGGGATATCATAAAACCATGTAACACTGAAAACATCATTCATACGGACACAGAAAATGTATGTACGATAATATGAGAGAGTCTAACAGAACGGCCTCAATTCAATgtttgagtgtgaaaaacacaTGAACACATCATTCACTGTAGTTTATCTGAGCTATGCAAACTTGATATGAAAAACTAGATCCTGACAAAGACTCAAATTCCTTCCAATGGTCTTACTATCTAGATTCTAGATAAAATAATACCAGCTTCCATATAACCAATAGTTCTAAACTCTCCTCATATCTGGTATAGTAAGACATTGcattttttttaaaatgtaaatacTGATCAGATATTTATAAATATTTCACCCCAATTCTCCATGTTTGAAAGTTAATGTGTTCTTTGTCTGCACACTGATATTTTATATACACTGTACAAAATCAATTAATTTGCTAAATAATTATATTTGATTTATTCCTAATGGTTTTGTGAACAGTGTTTGTTAATAAATAAACGTCCTTTTGTtctaatatactgtaggacattTTTAGAAATACATTTCCAATATATTGAAGAATCATCATGCAAATTGGCTTTCTGAAATTAGGTTTCTGCTGTTTCTTTAGGAGTTGGAAGATCAGTCATTTAAAAAAGAAACACTCATGTTACACTAGCATGTTACACTAGCATGTTACACTAGCATGTTACACTAGCATGTTACACTAGCATGTTACACTAGCATGTTACACTAGCATGTTACACTAGCATGTTACAGGCACCACCGGTCAGAACAACGGCAGTGAATACACTATATGGATGTTCAAACTCACCATTTTGTCTTACTTATACTAGTTATTTCCTGTTCTTGGAAGCTGTTTTTCTCCTTTCTATTCGAGGGCTTGTCCTTCAAACTCATCCCAGTACGTCATTCGAGACCTAGCATGAAACAAAGTGGGACATGAATATTGCTTGGCGTGAGCGGAATGTTCACTGGAATGTTTCACTGTGGTAGTATCCCAAATgcctaccctatgggccctggtcaaaagtagtgcactatatagtgaaaagggtgccatttggggacgCAGCCTGTATCATTTTggcaatgagaaagagagagatagaactaaTGTGTGAAATAGTTTTAGCTAATCATCACTCAGTGGCAAATTGGTATAGCTAGAGATAGAAGGGAATGCAATTAAAGATAAAGATCATTTTGTTCACCTTCAACTGAACTTCATTTATCAGTCTTATCGCCCGAATTAAGTTATTCTTCAAATGTCTGTCTTCCTTTACTGTGTATCTCTCACTTCACTTTCCCTCTCTTGGTGTctttatgtaaatgtaaatacaaaACGGTTGCCATTTTAAACTCAAACACAGGTGCAGTTTGTTGAACGTTAcagagaaagaaaaacccttgaggtTTTGGCAGTTTGATTTCATTGCAACCAAACACAGTAAGAATAACACTTGATGAGCTCTTGTTACTGCCTCCAAGGAAAGTAGAGACATTTCTATATTTCAGGAATGTGTACAAATTAGGTTTGCCTGTTACCTGGGAAAAAAACATTGTGCTTTAGAGAGGAATTTGCTGAAATCCTTGAAAATCATAGGAATGTGCAGTATACCCGAGCGATTTCTTCTCTATACAAGACAGTCAACCTTTAAAATGGCTATTGGAATGCTTTTGATTGAGTTTATGGGTTATTATTCTAGGATTTTTCAAATCTTTCCACTGTCTCTTGATCTTTCCAATGTTCTTTTAATCTTTTCCCATCTGGCCACTGCTCTTCTGCCATTGGTCACCAAGTCACCTGTAGGACTCAAGTTCAACTTCAGACAACCAGAGGGACAACTTGTATGTACAGTACACAAGTGGACCATCAGAGCAACAATAATACTTATTATCCACAAAAGTGCCAGCAGGTCATTTCTGTGTGAAACAAACCACACAGACGCAACTGGACAACTGAGTTCTGAGTCTAAGTTCTCCTGCCCTAACCCTTGACCTCCCAGGCCAGGCAGCCATGTCATGTCTCCGTCATGGTGGATGCGCTGTCCCTCCTCTTGGTGGCGAAGGACGCTGTTAGGATATGATGGCCGGATTCCACCTCACCACCGCCAGATTGTCTGCACTCACAGACCTCTTCTTGGCCGCTTTCCTCAAGTCTTTATACTTGTCATCACACAACCTGGAGATGGCCTGAGACATGGAAAAATGCACAATAAGACATAGAATAATATACAACATAATTCACTTTAATGTTCATGTACACAGAGCTACATAAACTACAATGGAAGTCTAATAACAAAAATTTAGGGAAATTCATAATTCTGCTCTGAAACAGAGCAAGATCACTTATTATCATCTTTGGTGGCATTTCTTTAACAAGTCAGATCAATATCGAATACGATCCGAAACTCTGCCCGTTTCCCTCTCCAGTGATCAGTGTACCAGCAGATAAGCAGTACTATTACAGCTCCACTGACAGAGAACGGAGAACGACACGACGCCTCAACCAGCATCCACACCACAAGGGCTCATTTCAGACCTTAATTGCCCAGCGGAGAGGCAGGGGGACggggaaggagggatgaggaggaagagcGGATGGGAGAGAAGAGGGTCGCTGGTGCTGCTGGGGAGATAATTACATGGCAACGAATGCCGCCTCACGTCCTCCGTCACAGACACAAAACGAACGCAGAGAACACACCACCACCTCTGTCAAATGCACACTGTGCTCACTGCCCACTAATTAGCAGGCTATATCTTGCCATTGTGTTTGTGCATCCTCCAGCCATGTTTTACAGAGTTAATATCTTGATGAAAGGGGAAGGAGAAAAGCTCCCTCTGGAGCACAAATTAATGATAAGAAATTGTACATGCTGTTTTCAAAGAGGCTTCAATTAGTTGGCGATgacagtagtagcagtggtagcagtGTCTATAAACAAGTAGCATTGTGTAGGTCCTTTGAATGCTGTCAACGAAAACAAGATCAGCATCCtcacagctgatgggatggtggAGAAGCAGCGACTGTATGCGCCACTGCGACTCACCTCTAGTTTCTGAGCCTTGTCCCTGCTCAGTGGCTCCAGAGGTAAGCTGAGGTTGTTGGGCCTCGGCCATGGAGCGCAGGTCGAAGTAGTACTTAGCGTAAACACTACTGCGACTCACCTCTAGTTTCTGAGCCTTGTCCCTGCTCAGTGGCTCCAGAGGGAAGCTGAGGTTGTTGGCCTCGGCCATGGAGCGCAGGTCGAAGTAGTACTTAGCGTAAACACTAGACGGAACGTTGATGTTGAACTGCAGCAGCTCCAGAAACTGACGCTCCAGCTCATTCCTtcatacggagagagagagagacagagagacagaaagaaatgaTCACCAGTCAGTGTCTTGAACTGATGTTTAAAGAAGAACTAAACAACTGAAAAAGAGACGTCACCAACTGTCTTATGTGCTAAGCTTTTAGAATTATACAAAATTACAGACTCCATGGTATCAAGTCAATTAACTGTGGTTGCAGCTTAGCTTTGATTGGTTTCAGTTGATCGTTTCCCCTGACCGACTGTTTCTCTGACATCCGTGAGACAGCCTAATTTGtcagtctgtgtctctgtagCAAAGCCCCGGTCTTTGATTCACAAGGTTAAAGACGTCTGCTACACCAAGCATCGGGCTTTTCTCACCACCTACATAGATATTCTAATTCATGCAGCAACAGACAAGCTAAATTTAGCCAGCCGTGGAGTGGTGGAGGCTCTGCCTAATaaaactcctctcctcctcctactcctcagagagagagagagagagaccaagagaaagAATCTCATGCATTTGTTTTGGGTTCAGGGCTATGTTCTATGAGCCCACTGAGAGGGGGTCGTGACAACAAGCAGTCTTAAAACTAACTGTGTACTCAGGATGGGTCAATAGGTTTACTGGTGGCTACACATTCAAGGTGTCGGATAACGTCTCTAAATAATCCACATAGTCTGTTTGTGATTCATTTTGGGTAAGGAGGTCAAAACCCCAGTGGCCTGTGGCCTTAGTTAACTATTGTCTACCAGGCTATGAGACTTCAGACTGTACCCATGCCGCAGATACCGCCTGTCTGAAAACACGCCAGTCCCAACCACAGCTCAAGACCCCAGCCCCTGGCCCAGCCCTAATCTCAGCTCAAGCTCTAGGCTCAACCCTAGCCCCAGTCTCAGGTCCAGCCCCTGTCGCAGCCCTATACCCAAGCCCCAGCCCTGGGAACCAGACTGGGGGAAGCAGAGTCATGCCTGATTCCAAAACACTGGACTGTCCCAACACCGACTAAACCACCACTGACCCCATATCAAGATTATTCTGAGTTCACAACGCAAAATGTCCCCGACAGTTCCCAGCACTGAGTGGCGTTGGCAGTAGAGCATGAGATTAGCGATGGGCATTTGTCCCCGACTGTTCCCAGCACCGAGTGGGGTTGGCAGTAGAGCATGAGATTAGGGATGGGCATTTGTCCCCGACTGTTCCCAGCACTGAGTGGCGTTGGCAGTAGAGCATGAGATTAGGGATGGGCATTTGTCCCCGACTGTTCCCAGCACCGAATGGGGTTGGCAGTAGAGCATGAGATTAGGGATGGGCATTTGTCCCCGACTGTTCCCAGCACCGAGTGGGGTTGGCAGTAGAGCATGAGATTAGGGATGGGCATTTGTCCCTGACTGTTCCCAACACTGAGTGGGGTTGGCAGTAGAGCATGAGATTAGGGATGGGCATTCGTCCCCGACTGTTCCCAGCACTGAGTGGGGTTGGCAGTAGAGCATGAGATTAGGGATGGGCATTTGTCCCCGACTGTTCCCAGCACTGAGTGGGGTTGGCAGTAGAGCATGAGATTAGGGATGGGCATTTGTCCCCGACTGTTCCCAGCACCGAGTGGGGTTGGCAGTAGAGCATGAGATTAGGGATGGGCATTTGTCCCTGACTGTTCCCAACACTGAGTGGGGTTGGCAGTAGAGCATGAGATTAGGGATGGGCATTCGTCCCCGACTGTTCCCAGCACTGAGTGGGGTTGGCAGTAGAGCATGAGATTAGGGATGGGCATTTGTCCCCGACTGTTCCCAGCACTGAGTGGGGTTGGCAGTAGAGCATGAGATTAGGGATGGGCAtttgtatagatatatatatacacagttgaagttggaagtttacatacacttaggttggagtcattaaaactcctttttcaaccactccacaaatttctggttaacaaactatagttttggc
This window harbors:
- the gjd4 gene encoding gap junction delta-4 protein, producing the protein MGRQSASEVVFICLNHNITLVGKIWLILMILLRILVLLFAGYPLYQDEQERFVCNTIQPGCANVCYDIFAPISLFRYWLVQLLVLCLPYIIFVTYVIHKVTSRLTIDTTDPSDRVGAEPLYQIQQESFRKMALAKTAIQAQHGRSQCFTGAYTLHLLFRILLEAGFGVAHYYLFGFYIPRRFLCQQTPCTTQVDCYISRPTEKTVMLNFMLGAGALSLLLNLADLICAIKRSVTQKTKRKMLVEKMYEEEQYYLPSSGGSRGVEANIPLLPQNLVVEPITFRKRGASKSSTADQGAYPHLGEAENTSAPRCGSSFSSGHPGANTNENNLYPAAQEEGPEAEGSEVALCPVEPIGTPRSIRVCKRSRLKPPPPPRRNLCPPTATAAGVPPGTAVCTRRVGQYTLVEMTASDLQSNNSEGQEKRSEWV